The following proteins are encoded in a genomic region of Oncorhynchus gorbuscha isolate QuinsamMale2020 ecotype Even-year linkage group LG11, OgorEven_v1.0, whole genome shotgun sequence:
- the cog7 gene encoding conserved oligomeric Golgi complex subunit 7, with amino-acid sequence MDFSKFLDDDFDVKDWVNGAFKMQKDVPGKADAHAATLVMKLQLFIQEVNNAIEESSNQALQNMPRVLRDVEALKQEASFLKEQMVLVKEDIRKFEQDTVQSMQVLVELDQVKSRMHLASDALQEADKWSTLSADIEETFKTQDMAVISSKLTAMQNSLAMLVDTPDYSEKCVHLEALKNRLEALASPQIVATFNSMSIDQAKLFVKVFTEIDRMPQLLAYYYKCHKGQLVSVWQDLSQSELSLNQQLAEFYDTLLSTWHSQLQWSSQVFKNPYEVVTVLLIQTLGAMVPSIPVCLSTAMERAPQEQRLDTLLELHHTAATFGRSLAQAMLPHLGENNLLKVNELVSALYDPYKPYQLQYGDLEESHLLIQISAVPLERGEVIDCVEELSHSVGKLFGLAGAAVDRCVKLTDGLALCGLLKALKALFAKYVSDFSTTLQSVRKKCRLEDMPSAAVFQEDWTAFQNSVRIIATCGELLRQCGAYELQLSNKILATAGKYLSESYSPRSLAGIQEASSTERKTSGRNPWQEYNYLQRGNMSEYNSLMGLLYSLKEKGTGNSSLLAEPRVALTRLNQQANQLAFDSVFLQIKHQLCLVSKMESRDAGGFGESYAEDLPTFSLSPQEYITNIGQYIMSLPLHLEPFVTQEDPALELALHAGKLPFPPEQGDDLPELDNTADYWLGSIARATMQTYCDAILLIPELTAHSTKQLATDIDYLSNVMDALGLQPSRTLQQIVTLLRAKPEEYRQTAKLLPRRLVSTIAALRGLDH; translated from the exons ATGGACTTTTCCAAATTTCTGGACGATGATTTCGACGTGAAGGACTGGGTGAATGGGGCCTTCAAGATGCAGAAGGATGTGCCTGGGAAGGCAGATGCACACGCGGCAACGCTGGTCATGAAACTGCAGTTGTTCATCCAGGAAGTCAACAATGCAATAGAGG AGAGCAGTAACCAGGCCCTGCAGAACATGCCCAGAGTGCTGCGGGACGTGGAGGCCCTGAAGCAGGAAGCGTCATTCCTGAAGGAGCAGATGGTCCTTGTCAAAGAGGACATCAGGAAATTTGAGCAGGACACTGTTCAGTCCATGCAG GTCTTGGTGGAGCTCGATCAGGTCAAGTCTCGGATGCACCTAGCCTCTGATGCACTACAGGAGGCAGACAAATGGAGCACGCTCAGTGCAGACATCGAGGAGACCTTCAAGACACAG GACATGGCTGTAATCTCTTCTAAACTGACCGCCATGCAGAACAGCCTGGCTATGCTGGTGGACACACCAGACTACTCTGAGAAATGTGTGCACCTGGAGGCTCTGAAGAACAGGCTGGAGGCCTTGGCCAGCCCCCAGATAGTAGCCACCTTCAACTCCATGTCTATAG ACCAAGCCAAGCTCTTTGTGAAAGTTTTCACAGAGATCGACCGAATGCCACAGCTTCTTGCCTACTACTACAAGTGTCATAAG ggtCAGCTGGTGAGTGTGTGGCAGGACCTGTCTCAGAGTGAGCTGAGTCTAAATCAGCAGCTGGCTGAGTTCTACGACACCCTGCTCTCCACCTGGCACTCCCAGCTACAGTGGAGCAGCCAg GTGTTTAAGAACCCATACGAGGTGGTGACAGTGCTGCTGATCCAGACCCTGGGGGCCATGGTGCCCTCcatccctgtgtgtctgagcacGGCCATGGAGCGCGCCCCCCAGGAGCAGCGGCTGGACACCCTGCTGGAGCTCCACCACACCGCTGCCACCTTCGGCAGGAGCCTGGCGCAGGCCATGTTGCCTCACCTGG GCGAGAACAACCTGCTGAAGGTGAATGAGCTGGTCAGTGCCCTGTACGACCCCTACAAACCCTACCAGCTGCAGTATGGAGACCTGGAGGAGTCCCACCTCCTCATTCAGATCAGCGCCGTGCCCCTG GAGCGTGGTGAGGTGATAGACTGTGTAGAGGAGCTGAGTCACTCAGTGGGGAAGCTGTTTGGCCTGGCCGGTGCTGCTGTTGACCGCTGTGTCAAACTGACTGACGGCCTGGCCTTGTGTGGCCTCCTCAAGGCCCTCAAAGCCCTATTCGCCAA GTATGTGTCAGACTTCTCCACTACTCTGCAGTCAGTCAGGAAGAAGTGCAGGTTGGAGGACATGCCCAGTGCTGCTGTGTTCCAAGAGGATTGGACTGCCTTCCAGAACTCGGTCAG GATCATTGCCACCTGTGGGGAGTTGCTGAGACAGTGTGGAGCCTATGAGCTGCAGCTGTCAAACAA GATCCTGGCCACGGCGGGGAAGTACCTGTCTGAGTCGTACAGCCCTAGGAGCCTGGCGGGCATCCAGGAAGCCAGCTccacagagaggaagacaagtgGCAGGAACCCCTGGCAGGAGTATAACTACCTGCAGAGGGGCAACATGTCAGAGTACAACAGCCTGATGGGGCTGCTCTACTCCCTCAAG GAGAAGGGGACAGGTAACTCCAGTCTTCTGGCTGAGCCCCGAGTGGCTCTGACCCGTCTCAACCAGCAGGCCAACCAGCTGGCCTTCGACTCGGTCTTCCTGCAGATCAAACATCAACTCTGCTTGGTCTCCAaaatggag AGCCGAGACGCAGGAGGTTTTGGAGAGAGCTATGCTGAAGACCTGCCTACCTTCAGCTTGTCCCCACAGGAGTACATCACCAAT ATAGGACAGTACATCATGTCTCTGCCGCTCCACTTGGAGCCCTTTGTGACGCAAGAAGACCCGGCGCTGGAGTTGGCCCTGCACGCAGGAAAGCTGCCTTTCCCTCCTGAGCaag GTGATGACCTTCCGGAGCTGGACAACACAGCAGACTACTGGCTGGGCTCCATCGCCAGGGCGACCATGCAAACGTACTGTGACGCCATCCTGCTCATCCCAGAGCTCACGGCCCACTCCACCAAACAGCTGGCCACCGACATCG ACTATCTGAGCAACGTTATGGACGCTTTGGGCCTGCAGCCCTCCAGGACCCTTCAGCAGATAGTGACCCTGCTGAGGGCCAAGCCAGAGGAGTACAGACAGACGGCCAAACTGCTGCCCCGCAGACTGGTGTCCACCATCGCTGCCCTGAGAGGGCTGGACCACTGA